A window of Sulfurimonas gotlandica GD1 contains these coding sequences:
- a CDS encoding cytochrome-c peroxidase: protein MKFFVYVFIFIILLLTTVSFLLPTKEKRQFSDESLRTAALSRNMSSTPATYEDLLKLVDTPKNRLSKEKIDLGRDLYHEKMLSKDKDISCATCHVLSKDLKDKNIYLKALTSKTNDKTDCVVCHLSDQSGTDRFETAVGHGGAENPFHLNTLTTLNAALAKFQTWDGHIKTIEEQVGLSIQDPTQMNLSKEEVERRLLSDAQYVKKFALSFDKVSFENTQKAIAAYLKTLVTRSGYDRFLDGDNDAMNQKAKKGLAHFLNFGCKGCHTGVTVGGQSIQKFPLRDYNSIVDVTNSFNETAKGREVSDFDFNLKMYHPFPFENKGGFMGKEGERLFRVPMLRNVTKTSPYFHNGAIAKLREAVFLMGKHQLGMHLTDDQIDEIVEFLKALEGDVVDYKVTNKGAL, encoded by the coding sequence ATGAAATTTTTTGTTTATGTATTTATATTTATAATACTACTTTTAACTACTGTATCTTTTCTTTTGCCGACAAAAGAAAAACGGCAGTTCAGCGATGAGAGCTTAAGAACAGCTGCGTTATCACGAAATATGTCTAGTACACCTGCTACTTATGAAGATCTTTTAAAGTTAGTTGATACTCCCAAAAATAGATTGAGTAAAGAGAAGATTGATCTCGGTCGTGACCTTTACCATGAAAAGATGCTCTCTAAAGACAAAGATATAAGTTGTGCAACTTGTCACGTTTTGAGTAAAGATTTAAAAGACAAAAACATCTATCTCAAAGCTCTTACTTCTAAAACAAATGACAAGACTGACTGTGTTGTTTGTCATCTCTCTGACCAAAGTGGAACTGACAGATTTGAGACGGCAGTTGGACATGGAGGAGCAGAAAATCCATTCCACTTAAATACGCTTACAACTCTAAATGCTGCTCTTGCAAAATTTCAAACTTGGGATGGTCACATTAAAACTATAGAAGAGCAAGTCGGACTCTCTATACAAGATCCAACTCAGATGAACCTCTCAAAAGAAGAAGTTGAAAGAAGACTTCTCTCAGATGCCCAGTATGTAAAAAAGTTTGCACTCTCCTTTGACAAGGTGAGTTTTGAAAACACTCAAAAAGCAATCGCTGCATATCTTAAGACACTTGTAACTCGCAGTGGTTACGATAGATTTTTAGACGGAGACAACGATGCTATGAACCAAAAAGCCAAAAAAGGTTTAGCTCATTTTTTAAACTTCGGCTGCAAAGGGTGTCACACAGGTGTAACTGTCGGCGGACAGAGCATACAGAAATTTCCTCTTAGGGACTATAACAGTATAGTAGACGTTACTAACTCTTTTAACGAAACTGCTAAAGGTAGGGAAGTCAGTGACTTTGACTTCAATCTTAAGATGTATCATCCATTTCCATTTGAAAACAAGGGTGGATTTATGGGTAAAGAGGGTGAGAGACTTTTCAGAGTCCCGATGCTTCGAAATGTTACAAAGACTTCACCATACTTTCATAACGGTGCAATAGCGAAGCTAAGAGAAGCTGTATTTCTTATGGGCAAACACCAACTTGGTATGCATCTTACTGATGATCAGATTGATGAGATAGTAGAATTTTTAAAAGCTCTAGAGGGCGATGTAGTAGATTATAAAGTTACAAATAAGGGCGCACTATGA
- a CDS encoding phosphate/phosphite/phosphonate ABC transporter substrate-binding protein: MKKTIMLGAVAYDAKVVPIWDIIRDYSNEYGVRLDYVLFSNYEAQIEALQKGMIDVAWNTNVAWIRTSHATQNKAKALIMRDTDIDFKSIFVAKSSKNINSIEDLKGKKFGLGSSDSAQASIIPYAFLQKEGLNPQTDLELVRFNSDLGKHGDTGRSEFDVLNAIMNGDIDAGAIGSTTWIRIIEEGLFPEGEIESFYQTDGYCHCNFTVMPDADAQMCEEFTNMILSQDPREPIIKKMMIMEGLNKWVKITPEELKGYDALYEAMQDQNLLENKI, from the coding sequence ATGAAAAAAACAATAATGCTAGGGGCAGTTGCTTACGATGCGAAAGTGGTTCCTATATGGGATATTATAAGAGACTATTCAAATGAGTATGGAGTAAGATTGGACTATGTTCTGTTTTCAAACTATGAAGCACAAATCGAAGCTTTACAAAAAGGGATGATAGATGTGGCCTGGAATACAAATGTAGCATGGATTCGAACCTCACATGCTACACAAAACAAGGCTAAAGCTTTAATTATGAGAGATACTGATATTGATTTTAAATCAATTTTTGTTGCAAAGAGTAGTAAAAATATTAATTCAATTGAAGATTTAAAAGGGAAGAAATTTGGACTTGGTAGTTCAGATTCTGCACAAGCTTCAATCATTCCTTATGCATTTTTACAAAAAGAGGGATTGAACCCGCAAACAGATTTGGAGTTGGTTCGATTTAACTCAGACTTAGGAAAACATGGAGACACTGGAAGAAGTGAATTTGATGTATTAAATGCAATTATGAACGGTGATATAGATGCAGGTGCTATAGGAAGTACGACATGGATAAGAATCATTGAAGAAGGTCTTTTTCCAGAGGGTGAAATAGAATCTTTTTACCAAACTGACGGATATTGTCACTGTAACTTTACAGTTATGCCAGATGCAGATGCACAGATGTGTGAAGAGTTTACCAATATGATTTTATCGCAAGACCCGCGTGAGCCTATCATCAAAAAGATGATGATTATGGAAGGTCTTAACAAATGGGTTAAAATCACTCCAGAAGAGCTAAAAGGCTATGACGCTTTATATGAAGCTATGCAAGATCAGAATTTGTTAGAAAATAAAATCTAA
- a CDS encoding acyl-CoA dehydrogenase family protein, with the protein MKNIYETTIEFAKENIAIHTLEADLKAEFPSKSYDALKHNGYMGLLVPKEFSGQGLGLVEHVEVIQAIAESCATTALSYMMHNVATMCIVLHGSKELKEEILPKIAKGEITLALAYSETGTGTHFYQPEIELSKSGDSYILNGRKSFVTAAGFVNYYLVLSSTLNKDGLDNWLVPHTNEGVSFEENGWDGLGMRGNVSMPMNLNDVRLGEDSRIGVEGSGLEQVFSVVAPFFITGLASVSAGISLNACEVVTNHAMQRKYTNGDSLSLLPTVQNDLAKIYLKAQSAKHFTMAAANSGASAKADALTQIIAARINASELAIEVCTIAMKIGGGTAYAKRLPIERLLRDSLASQIMAPGVDVLSIWLGKAITNQQIP; encoded by the coding sequence ATGAAAAATATATATGAAACAACAATAGAATTTGCAAAAGAGAATATTGCAATACATACATTAGAAGCTGATTTAAAAGCAGAGTTTCCAAGCAAAAGCTATGATGCTTTAAAACACAATGGTTATATGGGTCTTCTTGTACCAAAAGAGTTTTCTGGTCAAGGATTAGGTCTGGTTGAGCATGTGGAAGTTATACAAGCCATAGCAGAGAGTTGCGCAACGACCGCTCTTTCTTATATGATGCATAATGTTGCAACGATGTGTATTGTTCTGCATGGTTCAAAAGAACTCAAAGAAGAAATTCTTCCTAAAATTGCAAAGGGAGAGATTACTCTTGCCTTAGCTTATAGCGAAACAGGCACAGGAACACATTTTTACCAGCCAGAGATTGAGTTAAGTAAGAGTGGCGATTCGTACATCTTAAACGGCAGAAAAAGCTTTGTAACAGCCGCTGGATTTGTGAACTATTACCTTGTGTTATCATCAACACTTAACAAAGATGGATTAGATAACTGGTTAGTTCCACATACCAACGAAGGTGTGAGCTTTGAAGAGAATGGTTGGGATGGACTAGGAATGCGTGGAAATGTTTCTATGCCGATGAATTTAAATGATGTTCGTTTAGGTGAAGATAGCAGAATCGGTGTTGAGGGAAGTGGATTGGAACAAGTATTCAGTGTTGTTGCTCCATTTTTTATAACAGGTTTAGCTTCTGTTTCTGCAGGTATTTCACTAAATGCTTGTGAAGTTGTAACAAACCACGCGATGCAAAGAAAATATACAAACGGAGATAGTTTGAGCCTTCTTCCAACTGTTCAAAATGATTTAGCAAAAATATATTTAAAAGCACAAAGTGCAAAACATTTTACAATGGCTGCTGCAAATTCAGGAGCTTCTGCTAAAGCAGATGCCCTGACTCAAATAATAGCGGCAAGAATCAATGCATCTGAACTAGCGATAGAAGTGTGTACTATAGCTATGAAAATTGGCGGAGGAACAGCTTATGCAAAAAGACTACCAATAGAAAGATTGCTCAGAGACTCTTTGGCTTCGCAGATAATGGCACCAGGTGTAGACGTTTTATCTATTTGGCTTGGAAAAGCAATTACTAATCAACAAATTCCTTAA
- a CDS encoding ferritin-like domain-containing protein translates to MNNLNNHSGVIFVGNLPIGKALFLKLENAFLFVKENETIEIVSTNPKIELELQGWCNLKGYKLLEKKLLKDQYCYKVLNTKASHFNQHSMSGFTMKGIDTNSPKMSDWNPHGNDSILPKAPPNHGLMGRGTIIENGSIEYDFGINHKEQLWAEPVSKLYEEAKNAQWNATSDIAWNEIPDYDPKFEQAICQIMTYLIENEFSALYIPGKFISQMNPYYTEIPLFLGSLMNDEARHIEVFTKRVHANGGGMQYSSSVTQRSLYSLFNEDDYVKSSFLLHVMGEGTFIDLLKFLEEYMPDATTKKILQYVRRDESRHVAYGMAHLKSVLEQNPKKINALKEAAFKRKEFMDELNGESTLLLEAMSTLVGGDDSIASYKKGYEAVTELKKRMDINRVKRLVDIGIDEDLAHDISKVHTPNFM, encoded by the coding sequence ATGAACAATTTAAACAACCACTCAGGCGTCATTTTTGTTGGAAATTTACCAATAGGTAAAGCACTATTTCTCAAGTTAGAAAATGCTTTTTTATTTGTTAAAGAAAACGAAACAATAGAAATCGTCTCAACAAACCCGAAAATTGAGTTGGAACTGCAAGGCTGGTGTAATCTCAAAGGGTATAAGCTTCTAGAGAAAAAACTCCTCAAAGATCAATACTGCTACAAAGTATTAAACACAAAAGCTTCTCATTTTAACCAACACTCAATGTCTGGATTCACAATGAAGGGTATAGATACAAATTCTCCAAAGATGTCCGATTGGAATCCTCATGGTAATGACTCTATATTGCCTAAAGCTCCCCCAAATCATGGCTTAATGGGGCGTGGCACTATCATAGAAAATGGAAGCATAGAGTATGATTTTGGCATAAATCATAAAGAACAACTCTGGGCGGAGCCTGTATCAAAACTCTATGAAGAAGCAAAAAATGCCCAATGGAATGCGACTTCGGATATTGCTTGGAATGAAATACCAGATTATGACCCAAAATTTGAGCAGGCGATTTGTCAAATTATGACCTATCTTATTGAAAATGAATTTTCTGCTCTTTATATTCCTGGTAAATTCATTTCACAGATGAATCCGTACTATACGGAGATTCCACTGTTTCTAGGTTCTTTAATGAATGATGAAGCAAGGCATATAGAAGTTTTTACAAAACGAGTACATGCTAATGGCGGTGGTATGCAATACTCATCTAGCGTAACACAAAGATCTCTTTATTCACTTTTTAACGAAGACGATTATGTTAAATCATCATTTTTACTACATGTAATGGGAGAAGGTACTTTTATAGATTTACTGAAGTTTCTTGAAGAGTATATGCCAGATGCTACAACAAAGAAAATACTGCAATATGTAAGACGTGATGAGTCAAGACATGTGGCTTATGGAATGGCACATTTAAAATCTGTATTAGAACAAAACCCTAAAAAGATAAATGCTCTCAAAGAGGCAGCATTTAAAAGAAAAGAGTTTATGGATGAGTTAAATGGAGAATCAACGCTACTGCTTGAAGCAATGTCTACCCTTGTTGGAGGAGACGACTCTATAGCAAGTTACAAAAAAGGCTATGAAGCTGTAACAGAGTTGAAAAAAAGAATGGATATTAATCGTGTTAAACGCTTGGTTGATATTGGAATAGATGAAGATTTGGCGCACGATATTTCAAAAGTGCATACACCAAATTTTATGTAA
- a CDS encoding SDR family oxidoreductase has protein sequence MSKVVLITGASSGMGKLTAEFLSDNGYTVYAGTRDADAINFDSSLKSIYIDVTKSASIDHAVEMIMHKEGKIDVLVNNAGYGLLATVEDGTDEEMFNQFDVNVFGLLKVTRAVLPHMRKAKSGVIINISSFLGKMGLPLLAHYNASKYAVEGIVDSLRFETLPFNIRVHSIQSGLFGTNFVKNGLVANAQTTAEDSPYKELVSHFVPIVAKAINEGPSPQPIADAVKKIIEDENSNIFIPVGGEAETFVPMRKELSDEAFELKVKETFGL, from the coding sequence ATGTCAAAAGTAGTTTTAATAACAGGTGCAAGCTCAGGAATGGGAAAACTAACTGCAGAATTTTTGTCTGATAACGGTTATACAGTATATGCAGGAACAAGAGATGCAGATGCAATTAACTTTGACTCTTCACTCAAAAGTATTTATATAGACGTAACAAAGAGTGCCAGTATTGACCACGCTGTAGAGATGATTATGCATAAAGAAGGCAAGATCGATGTTCTTGTAAATAATGCAGGTTACGGTCTTTTAGCAACAGTTGAAGATGGAACTGATGAAGAGATGTTTAACCAGTTTGATGTAAATGTATTTGGTCTGCTAAAAGTTACTCGCGCCGTTCTTCCACACATGAGAAAGGCAAAAAGCGGAGTAATCATAAACATATCTTCTTTCTTAGGAAAGATGGGTCTTCCTCTTTTAGCACACTATAATGCTTCAAAGTATGCTGTAGAAGGCATAGTTGACTCTTTAAGATTTGAGACTCTTCCATTTAACATCAGAGTTCACTCTATTCAATCAGGACTTTTCGGTACAAACTTTGTTAAAAATGGGCTTGTTGCAAATGCACAGACGACTGCTGAAGACTCTCCATACAAAGAACTTGTTTCTCACTTTGTGCCTATCGTTGCAAAAGCTATTAACGAAGGACCAAGTCCTCAACCAATAGCAGACGCAGTTAAAAAAATCATCGAAGATGAAAACTCTAATATTTTCATACCTGTAGGTGGAGAAGCTGAAACTTTTGTTCCTATGAGAAAAGAGTTAAGTGATGAAGCATTTGAGCTTAAGGTTAAAGAGACTTTTGGACTCTAA
- a CDS encoding helix-turn-helix transcriptional regulator, translating to MDSFFFNITDTSYKITKSYENKEEHITRVDISNGIVFFDIYLNSQKEQSIHVKNLDRMVAIPVTKKGSFKIEDHIGKKCFDVKNDSISIFTSSRQDITLTINETKETEIFVLFIADFIFKRYLSSSQSEVINFLYNNVQEEVSCELIDTQPIDALSLYIIDKIINTKSDTHMNSIRCEHNVLEFMIHRFDLLDMIDDELSDDEICISRSSKAILLRSFASPPTIEILAHLCATNETSLKKIFKKVYKTTIYGYVQKLRLEKANLLLKEQLLNIGEIAKEVGYKHQGHFSKLFYEHYGVYPKDLLKK from the coding sequence ATGGATAGCTTTTTCTTTAACATAACCGATACAAGCTACAAAATAACCAAGAGTTACGAGAACAAAGAAGAGCATATAACCAGAGTTGATATCTCAAATGGCATAGTCTTTTTTGACATATATCTAAACTCGCAAAAAGAGCAAAGCATTCATGTAAAAAACCTAGACAGAATGGTAGCTATCCCAGTTACTAAAAAGGGAAGCTTTAAGATAGAAGACCACATAGGAAAGAAATGCTTTGATGTAAAAAATGACAGCATCAGCATCTTCACCTCATCAAGACAAGATATAACCCTTACTATAAATGAGACAAAAGAGACGGAAATATTTGTACTTTTTATAGCCGACTTTATTTTTAAACGCTACCTCAGTTCGAGCCAAAGTGAAGTCATAAACTTCTTGTACAACAATGTCCAAGAAGAAGTCTCATGTGAACTCATCGACACTCAACCCATAGATGCACTCAGCCTTTACATAATAGATAAGATAATAAATACTAAGTCAGATACACACATGAACAGCATTAGATGCGAGCATAATGTCTTGGAATTTATGATTCACAGGTTTGATCTGCTTGATATGATAGACGATGAACTAAGTGATGATGAAATCTGCATTTCAAGGTCTTCAAAAGCCATTTTACTGCGTAGTTTTGCTTCTCCCCCGACCATCGAAATACTAGCGCATCTATGTGCTACAAACGAGACAAGTCTGAAAAAGATTTTTAAAAAAGTGTACAAAACTACCATTTATGGTTATGTCCAAAAACTACGCCTTGAAAAAGCCAACCTGCTTCTAAAAGAACAACTACTTAACATCGGTGAGATTGCCAAAGAAGTAGGCTACAAACATCAAGGACACTTTTCCAAACTCTTTTACGAGCACTATGGTGTCTATCCAAAAGACCTGCTTAAAAAATAA
- a CDS encoding SDR family oxidoreductase: MLKFELGESIKKIVLITGSRSGMGRATAEYLAKGDFIVYAGSRDASKLQDLKQKNIIPLELDITNQDNIQKAVDFIYSEHKRIDILVNNAGYGLVSTVEDVTEDEMLAQFNINVFGTLRVSKAIIPLMRKNRSGIIINISSFLGKIGLPLLTMYNSSKYAVEGITDSLRYELKDFNIRVHSIMPGFFDTNFARDNLVTNQDTFSKESPYSALVSKLAPVIVDQINNGNAPSEIGEMILEIIENDKFPARATIGDKAKKFIPMRKELSDEDFERRVREHYNL, from the coding sequence ATACTTAAGTTTGAATTAGGAGAAAGCATCAAAAAGATTGTTCTTATTACAGGCTCTAGATCCGGTATGGGCAGAGCTACTGCTGAGTATTTGGCAAAGGGTGATTTTATTGTTTATGCCGGTAGTAGAGATGCATCTAAACTCCAAGATTTAAAGCAAAAAAATATCATCCCTTTAGAGTTAGATATCACCAACCAAGACAACATCCAAAAAGCAGTTGATTTTATCTACTCAGAGCATAAACGTATCGACATTCTTGTAAATAATGCAGGGTACGGTTTAGTCTCTACAGTTGAAGATGTTACAGAAGATGAGATGCTCGCACAATTCAACATAAACGTATTTGGAACGCTTAGAGTCTCTAAGGCTATCATCCCTCTTATGAGAAAAAACAGAAGCGGGATTATTATAAATATTAGCTCATTTTTAGGCAAGATAGGTCTTCCGCTTCTTACTATGTACAACTCAAGCAAGTACGCGGTTGAAGGCATCACAGACTCTCTTCGTTATGAGTTAAAAGACTTCAACATAAGAGTTCATTCCATTATGCCCGGTTTTTTTGACACAAACTTTGCTAGAGATAACCTTGTTACAAACCAAGATACTTTTTCTAAAGAATCGCCTTACTCGGCTCTTGTATCTAAACTCGCTCCTGTCATAGTAGATCAGATAAACAACGGAAACGCTCCCTCAGAAATCGGCGAGATGATTTTAGAGATTATAGAAAACGACAAGTTTCCTGCTCGTGCGACCATTGGCGATAAAGCTAAAAAATTCATCCCGATGCGAAAAGAGTTAAGTGATGAAGATTTTGAGCGAAGAGTCAGAGAACACTACAACTTATAA
- a CDS encoding glycosyl transferase, whose product MDFFKYIHAVGTGPKGNRDLTLEESKDMMDQILNQSIPSEQSAAFLLGWRLKPETTTEFRGAIEACDAYIEKTTIANSLELGYPFDGKAKNPYIFPLVGKVLEESGLNLVLIGDELTPAKNGITIKDICTKIELNKNTHYFDRADFFPKMSDLTELRMKLGLRSGFNTIEKLPRVANSEYAITGVFHKPYVKKYVEIFSDRYKRFALIQGNEGTPELFSKGRLWISNGGDVDEIIVDPANYGINYTKSWDAITLEDSLNQLNNPSDEYMKLAKLNAAVYLFVTENAASIDEAWEKLN is encoded by the coding sequence ATGGATTTTTTCAAGTATATTCATGCTGTGGGAACGGGACCAAAAGGTAATAGAGATTTAACATTAGAAGAGTCAAAAGACATGATGGACCAGATTTTAAATCAGAGCATCCCTAGTGAACAATCGGCTGCATTTCTTTTAGGTTGGAGACTAAAACCTGAGACTACTACAGAGTTTCGTGGAGCTATAGAAGCTTGTGATGCATATATAGAAAAAACTACTATAGCTAACTCTTTAGAGCTTGGTTATCCATTTGACGGAAAAGCAAAAAATCCTTACATCTTTCCTCTAGTAGGTAAGGTTCTTGAAGAGTCGGGACTTAACTTAGTTCTAATAGGTGATGAATTGACTCCGGCAAAAAATGGAATCACTATCAAAGACATCTGTACTAAGATAGAACTAAATAAAAATACTCACTACTTTGACCGTGCAGACTTTTTTCCTAAGATGAGTGACCTGACTGAGCTTCGTATGAAACTAGGTCTTCGCAGTGGTTTTAACACTATAGAAAAACTTCCTCGTGTTGCAAACAGTGAGTACGCTATCACAGGTGTGTTTCACAAACCGTATGTAAAAAAATATGTAGAGATATTCTCTGACAGATATAAAAGATTTGCACTTATCCAAGGAAACGAAGGAACACCTGAGCTATTTAGTAAAGGAAGACTTTGGATTTCAAATGGTGGTGATGTAGATGAGATAATAGTTGACCCTGCAAACTACGGAATCAACTACACAAAATCATGGGATGCTATAACTTTAGAAGATTCTCTAAATCAGCTAAACAATCCATCTGATGAGTACATGAAGCTCGCAAAACTAAACGCAGCTGTTTATCTTTTTGTAACTGAAAATGCTGCTAGTATTGATGAGGCTTGGGAAAAACTGAATTAA
- a CDS encoding MFS transporter, which produces MDKTSNHIRNILHGFFLTIGTTIAEPSTILPLIVNYFGGSSMLVGFFAALLRGGAIVVQLFAAFQAQSYSLMLPYLRRVFIARFFAWFFIGVAIILFGENSPNLTLFSIGIGLFIFSFSAGFGAIYFKDIIGKIFSHKFRGKTMAYRQFFSGAGGLLSGALAGWIIHTFEAPYSYGYLFIISSFIMGFGYLSFGTIDEPVKEEVAKRENSFKKFLHNSWITLQGDKALQIQLKTFLLAYAYLIALPFIILDAQTKIELDGVAIGSLITTQMVGAMLSNFLWGRLSGRGLNKLTANISISLQIIAILVAFNASSLYEYMAVFFMVGAALDGNRIASGNLILSIAPAQMRPVYVALHINVVSFGLFFSIVGGVILHFFSYTVLYSTASAMLLLSLYYSFKLKD; this is translated from the coding sequence ATGGATAAGACTTCCAACCATATTAGAAACATACTGCATGGCTTTTTTCTCACTATCGGTACTACGATAGCTGAGCCTTCTACTATCTTGCCTCTTATAGTTAACTACTTTGGTGGTAGCTCGATGCTGGTTGGTTTTTTTGCAGCTCTGCTTCGTGGTGGTGCTATCGTGGTTCAACTATTTGCAGCGTTTCAGGCACAGAGTTACTCTCTTATGTTGCCTTACCTTAGACGTGTATTTATAGCTAGGTTTTTTGCATGGTTTTTTATCGGTGTGGCTATCATACTCTTTGGAGAGAACTCTCCGAACTTGACACTTTTCTCCATCGGTATCGGTCTTTTCATCTTCTCTTTTAGTGCAGGATTCGGGGCGATTTATTTTAAAGATATTATAGGCAAGATATTTTCTCATAAGTTCCGTGGAAAGACTATGGCTTATAGACAGTTTTTCAGTGGGGCAGGTGGACTTCTTAGTGGAGCTTTGGCTGGTTGGATTATTCATACTTTTGAAGCACCATACAGTTATGGATATCTCTTTATCATCAGTTCATTTATCATGGGCTTTGGCTATCTATCTTTTGGAACTATCGATGAGCCTGTAAAAGAAGAAGTAGCTAAGAGAGAGAACTCTTTTAAAAAGTTTCTTCATAACTCTTGGATAACTCTTCAAGGTGACAAAGCCTTGCAAATACAGCTAAAGACTTTTCTTTTAGCCTATGCTTATCTTATTGCGCTTCCTTTTATCATCCTAGATGCACAGACTAAAATAGAGCTTGATGGTGTTGCTATCGGTAGTCTTATCACTACACAGATGGTAGGTGCTATGCTTAGTAACTTTTTGTGGGGAAGACTTAGCGGACGTGGGTTAAACAAACTGACTGCAAACATCTCTATATCTTTGCAGATTATCGCTATCTTGGTAGCGTTTAATGCGTCTTCACTTTATGAGTATATGGCAGTCTTTTTTATGGTCGGTGCAGCTCTTGATGGAAACCGCATCGCATCTGGAAACCTTATACTCTCTATTGCACCTGCCCAAATGAGACCTGTTTATGTAGCTCTTCATATCAATGTTGTTTCGTTTGGATTGTTTTTCTCTATAGTAGGGGGAGTAATTTTACACTTTTTTAGTTACACAGTACTCTATAGCACTGCATCTGCAATGCTACTTTTGTCGTTATACTATTCTTTTAAGCTAAAAGATTAG
- a CDS encoding precorrin-2 dehydrogenase/sirohydrochlorin ferrochelatase family protein: MAYFPAFLKLDNKKILIVGGGYIAYEKLDHLLDFTKDISVIALDLSDDMAKGIKNNNLSFEQRAYKVGDIKEYAVVIVAVDDIPLQAEIFAESKQYNCLCNSVDSVDYCDFIFPSYVKKDDLTIAISTSGASPAMAKHLRIYLQNLIPTGISEFLKEMKDLRRTLPKGKERMKMLDKKAEDYIKSWSNR; the protein is encoded by the coding sequence ATGGCTTATTTTCCAGCTTTTTTAAAACTAGACAATAAAAAAATTCTTATAGTCGGTGGTGGCTATATAGCTTACGAAAAACTAGACCATCTTTTAGATTTTACTAAAGACATCTCAGTTATTGCACTTGATCTTTCAGACGACATGGCAAAAGGTATAAAAAACAACAACTTAAGTTTTGAGCAAAGAGCTTATAAAGTCGGCGATATAAAAGAGTATGCAGTTGTTATAGTAGCAGTTGATGATATTCCTCTTCAAGCAGAAATATTTGCTGAGTCAAAACAGTATAACTGTCTTTGTAACTCTGTTGACTCTGTGGACTACTGCGACTTTATTTTTCCATCTTATGTAAAAAAAGATGACCTTACAATCGCCATATCAACATCTGGTGCTTCTCCTGCGATGGCTAAGCACCTAAGAATATATCTACAAAACCTTATTCCAACTGGAATAAGCGAGTTTTTAAAAGAGATGAAAGACCTACGTCGCACACTTCCTAAGGGAAAAGAGAGAATGAAGATGCTTGATAAAAAAGCAGAAGATTATATTAAATCATGGAGCAATAGATGA